CACTGTGCTCCCGGTGGCCAACGTGTCGCTGGAGGAGCTGGCGCGCGTCTTCGGCGAGGAACTGGTGGGCGACGGCAGCGCCATGGCGCGCGACCACATCACGGGGCTGGTGGTGAAGTGCGCCTCCGGCCCTGGCCAGTGGGCCTCCTGGGAGTGGAAACGCGATGTCTGATCAGGTCCTCATCACCGGCGCCAGCCGGGGCATTGGCCGGGCGGCGGCGGAGCGGTTCAGTAAGGAGGGCTGGCGCGTCATCAACGTGTCGCGAAGCCCCTGCACCGTGCCGGGCGTCGTCAACGTGCCGGTGGACCTGGCCGCGCCGGGCTGGGAGCCCGCGGTCGAGGCGGCGCTGCGCGACGGGGCAGGGCAGGGGCGCCTGTCCGTCATCCACAACGCCGCGCTCTACGAGCACGACGACGCGCTGACCATGGACGCGGACCACCTGCGCCGCGTGCTGGAGGTCAACGTCGTGGCCCCGCTGGTGCTCAACCGCCTGGCGAGGCCGCTGCTCACGGACGGCTCGTCCCTGCTCTACGTGTCATCCACGCTGGGGGAGAAGGCCGTGAAGGGCGTGGCGTCCTACGTGACGACCAAGCACGCGCTCATCGGGATGATGCGGGCCACCTGCCAGGACCTGGCGGGGACCCAGGTCCACACCGCCTGCGTCTGCCCGGGCTTCACGGACACGGAGATGCTCCGCGAGCACATGGGCACGGACCCCGCCGTCCGGGCGAGCGTGGCGGGGATGACGACCTTCGGGCGGCTCATCACGCCGGAGGAGATCGCCGGCGTGCTCTACCTCTGCGCCACCACCCCGGTCCTGAATGGCGCGGTCATCCACGCCAACCTGGGCCAGGTGGAGCGCTGAGCTTCAGCCTTCCTGCGCGTAGACGGTGCACGAGGACGTGCACGTCTCCGCCACGCGGATGCGCGCGACGGTGGTGCCGGGCACGTTCACGCGCTCGAAGAGCCACGCGGCCAGCAGCTCGCTCGTGGGGTTCTCCAGGCCGGGGACGTCGTTGAGCAGGCGGTGGTCCAACTGGGCGTGGAGCGGCTGCCAGGCGGCGTTCAGCTCCGCGAAGTCCACGATCCATCCGAACCGCGGATGCACGGGGCCGCGGAGGGTGATTTCGATGCGGTAGCTGTGACCGTGCACCCGCGAGCACTTGTGCCCTTCCGGAACGTTGGGCAGGCGGTGCGCGGCCTCGAAGGTGAACTCCTTCGAGATTTCAGTGACGAGGGTGGGCTTGTTCACGGGGACGGCCTCCATTCGGCGGCCTTGTATCCGCGTTCCCCCCGTGCGTCCACGGCTCGTCTCAGGGGGCGGGCACTCAGACGCCGAGTGCGGTTCCCAGACGTGCGAGCAGCCCCGGCCAGCCCGGCTTCATCCCCTCGAAGGCGCGGCGTCCCATGGGCGAGTCCAGGTTGAAGCCTTCGTGGACGAGCGTGAGCCGCGTCCCCGTGCCCTCTGGCACCAGCCTCCAGGTGAGGGTGGTGTCGAGCGTGCCGGTGGCGAAGCGGTACTGGAGCAGCCGCTCCGGCTCCACCGCGACCACCTCACAGGGCTGCTGGCCCCAGGCGCCCATGTCGAGCGTGAATCGGTGGCCCACGACGGGGCGCACGTCGCCCGCGGCCCACCACTTCGCGTGGAGCTCCGGGGTCGTCAATGCCTTCCACACGGCGGAGGGCGGATGGGCATACACGTGGTCCAGTTGGATGACGGCGGGGGGATTCATTTGCGTGACTCCTCGTCGAGCACGTCCTCGAGCGCGGCGAGCCGCTGCTTCCAGTAGTGCGTGAAGGCCTTGAGCCAGTCGTCCACCTCCGACAGGGGACGTGGATCCAGGTGGTAGTAGCGCTCCCGGCCGCGCGGCTCCTCGCGGACGAGCCGCGCCTTGCGCAGGACCTGGAGGTGTTCGGAGACGGCGGGCCGCCCCAGGTTGAAGCCGCTCGCCAGGTCATTCACCGCGCGCGGCCCCTTGCGCAGCTGCAACAGGATTTCCCGGCGCACCGGGTTGGAGAGCGCCGAAAAGACATCCGGTTCGGACATGGCCCGGATTGATACGTCGGAAATATCCGACGCGTCAAGAGGCGTCGGAGAATCCCGACGCGTCGCCGGGCGTCCGTGGCTTCGCGTGAAGGGGCTACCTGCGGGCGGCGAGCGGCTGCGCGAGGGGGGCGCGCTGTTCCCGGCGGACGGGGAGCCGGAGGAGCTGGGCGTAGCGCGCGAGCCGGTCCTCGAAGCGCCGGGAGTCGCGGCCCCAGTGCAGGACGACGTT
The sequence above is drawn from the Corallococcus sp. NCRR genome and encodes:
- a CDS encoding SRPBCC family protein, giving the protein MNPPAVIQLDHVYAHPPSAVWKALTTPELHAKWWAAGDVRPVVGHRFTLDMGAWGQQPCEVVAVEPERLLQYRFATGTLDTTLTWRLVPEGTGTRLTLVHEGFNLDSPMGRRAFEGMKPGWPGLLARLGTALGV
- the queD gene encoding 6-carboxytetrahydropterin synthase QueD, with translation MNKPTLVTEISKEFTFEAAHRLPNVPEGHKCSRVHGHSYRIEITLRGPVHPRFGWIVDFAELNAAWQPLHAQLDHRLLNDVPGLENPTSELLAAWLFERVNVPGTTVARIRVAETCTSSCTVYAQEG
- a CDS encoding ArsR/SmtB family transcription factor; translation: MSEPDVFSALSNPVRREILLQLRKGPRAVNDLASGFNLGRPAVSEHLQVLRKARLVREEPRGRERYYHLDPRPLSEVDDWLKAFTHYWKQRLAALEDVLDEESRK
- a CDS encoding SDR family NAD(P)-dependent oxidoreductase, translated to MSDQVLITGASRGIGRAAAERFSKEGWRVINVSRSPCTVPGVVNVPVDLAAPGWEPAVEAALRDGAGQGRLSVIHNAALYEHDDALTMDADHLRRVLEVNVVAPLVLNRLARPLLTDGSSLLYVSSTLGEKAVKGVASYVTTKHALIGMMRATCQDLAGTQVHTACVCPGFTDTEMLREHMGTDPAVRASVAGMTTFGRLITPEEIAGVLYLCATTPVLNGAVIHANLGQVER